From a single Nocardioides panacis genomic region:
- the nusG gene encoding transcription termination/antitermination protein NusG, with amino-acid sequence MSQQYDEELQGATSTDAAEQSVVDPSTDASTDLPDDLPTDEEVAADAAADSETDAPADSETDAAVAETDDAGSASETDEASESDADEASESGTDEASESDAAESDDDAPSDVLAEFREALRAKVGDWFVVHTYSGMENRVKANLENRITSLNMEDYIHEVIVPTEEVAEIKNGQRKLVRRTVLPGYVLVRMDLTDESWAAVRHTPSVTGFVGHSHQPVPLSLDEVESMLAPAVQAEAEAAAPDQGGGRTGAPKKKVEVADFDVSDSVMVVDGPFATLHATITEINAESQRVKALVEIFGRETPVELSFSQIQKV; translated from the coding sequence GTGTCGCAGCAGTACGACGAAGAGCTCCAGGGAGCTACCTCGACCGATGCCGCCGAGCAGTCGGTCGTCGACCCGTCCACGGACGCGTCGACGGACCTTCCCGACGACCTGCCCACCGACGAGGAGGTCGCCGCGGACGCAGCGGCCGACTCCGAGACGGACGCCCCGGCCGACTCCGAGACGGACGCCGCGGTCGCTGAGACCGACGACGCCGGGTCCGCGTCCGAGACCGACGAGGCCTCCGAGTCCGATGCCGACGAGGCCTCCGAGTCCGGGACCGACGAGGCCTCCGAGTCCGACGCCGCGGAGTCTGACGACGACGCCCCGTCCGACGTGCTCGCCGAGTTCCGCGAGGCGCTGCGCGCCAAGGTCGGCGACTGGTTCGTGGTGCACACCTACTCCGGCATGGAGAACCGGGTGAAGGCGAACCTCGAGAACCGGATCACGTCCCTGAACATGGAGGACTACATCCACGAGGTGATCGTCCCGACCGAAGAGGTCGCGGAGATCAAGAACGGCCAGCGCAAGCTGGTCCGGCGCACCGTGCTGCCCGGCTACGTCCTGGTCCGGATGGACCTCACGGACGAGTCCTGGGCCGCCGTACGCCACACGCCGTCCGTCACCGGCTTCGTCGGCCACAGCCACCAGCCGGTGCCGCTGAGCCTCGACGAGGTCGAGAGCATGCTCGCCCCGGCCGTCCAGGCCGAGGCCGAGGCCGCAGCGCCCGACCAGGGCGGCGGCCGTACCGGCGCGCCGAAGAAGAAGGTCGAGGTCGCGGACTTCGACGTGTCCGACTCGGTCATGGTGGTCGACGGCCCGTTCGCCACGCTGCACGCGACGATCACCGAGATCAACGCGGAGTCCCAGAGGGTCAAGGCCCTCGTCGAGATCTTCGGCCGGGAGACCCCGGTCGAGCTGAGCTTCAGCCAGATCCAGAAGGTCTGA
- the secE gene encoding preprotein translocase subunit SecE, which produces MTQSRPVGSTSSSGKRTTPTTFYRQIVAELRKVVWPTQQQLITYFLVVLVFVLVVMTIVSLLDLAFGRLVFKVFG; this is translated from the coding sequence GTGACGCAGAGCCGCCCCGTGGGCTCGACCTCGTCGAGCGGCAAGCGGACGACCCCGACCACGTTCTACCGCCAGATCGTCGCCGAGCTCCGCAAGGTCGTCTGGCCGACGCAGCAGCAGCTGATCACGTACTTCCTCGTGGTCCTGGTGTTCGTGCTCGTAGTCATGACGATCGTGTCGCTGCTCGACCTCGCGTTCGGCCGGCTGGTCTTCAAGGTCTTCGGCTAG
- a CDS encoding pyridoxal phosphate-dependent aminotransferase → MSEALPSTGAGSGTRRRISARIGGIAESATLAVDAKAKALKAAGRPVIGFGAGEPDFPTPDYIVEAAVEACRDPRNHRYTPAGGLPELKKAIVDKTLRDSGYTVTPAQVLVTNGGKQAIYEAFATILDPGDEVLLPAPYWTTYPEAIRLAGGVPVEILADETQGYKVTVDQLEAALTDRTKAMLFCSPSNPTGAVDGPEEVEAIGRWLLDQGLWVVTDEIYEHLTYGDTVTTSLPVVVPELADRCIVVNGVAKTYAMTGWRVGWLLGPADVVKAATNLQSHQTSNVNNVAQRAAIAALEGDLTAVAEMREAFDRRRRTMVRMLNEIPGVECPEPTGAFYAYPSVKGVLGREIEGRTASTSAELAEIILEQAEVAVVPGEAFGAPGYLRLSYALGDEDLVEGVARIQKLLG, encoded by the coding sequence ATGAGCGAAGCCCTCCCCAGCACCGGTGCCGGCTCCGGCACCCGCCGCCGCATCTCCGCCCGCATCGGCGGCATCGCCGAGTCCGCGACCCTCGCGGTCGACGCCAAGGCCAAGGCCCTCAAGGCCGCCGGGCGCCCCGTGATCGGGTTCGGCGCCGGCGAGCCGGACTTCCCGACCCCCGACTACATCGTCGAGGCGGCCGTGGAGGCCTGCCGCGACCCCCGCAACCACCGCTACACGCCGGCGGGCGGCCTGCCGGAGCTCAAGAAGGCGATCGTGGACAAGACGCTGCGGGACTCCGGGTACACCGTGACCCCCGCCCAGGTGCTGGTCACCAACGGCGGCAAGCAGGCGATCTACGAGGCCTTCGCGACGATCCTCGACCCCGGCGACGAGGTGCTGCTGCCGGCGCCGTACTGGACGACCTACCCCGAGGCGATCCGGCTCGCGGGCGGCGTGCCGGTCGAGATCCTGGCCGACGAGACCCAGGGCTACAAGGTCACCGTCGACCAGCTCGAGGCCGCGCTGACCGACCGCACGAAGGCGATGCTGTTCTGCTCGCCGTCGAACCCGACCGGTGCGGTCGACGGCCCCGAGGAGGTCGAGGCGATCGGCCGCTGGCTGCTCGACCAGGGCCTGTGGGTGGTCACCGACGAGATCTACGAGCACCTCACCTACGGCGACACCGTCACCACCTCCCTGCCCGTCGTGGTCCCCGAGCTCGCGGACCGCTGCATCGTGGTCAACGGGGTCGCGAAGACCTACGCGATGACCGGGTGGCGGGTGGGCTGGCTGCTCGGTCCCGCCGACGTCGTCAAGGCCGCCACGAACCTGCAGTCGCACCAGACCTCCAACGTCAACAACGTCGCGCAGCGCGCCGCGATCGCGGCCCTGGAGGGCGACCTGACCGCGGTCGCCGAGATGCGCGAGGCGTTCGACCGGCGGCGCCGGACGATGGTCCGGATGCTCAACGAGATCCCCGGGGTCGAGTGCCCCGAGCCGACCGGCGCGTTCTACGCCTACCCCTCGGTCAAGGGCGTCCTCGGCCGCGAGATCGAGGGCCGGACCGCGAGCACCTCGGCCGAGCTGGCCGAGATCATCCTGGAGCAGGCGGAGGTCGCCGTCGTGCCGGGCGAGGCGTTCGGCGCACCGGGCTACCTGCGGCTGTCCTACGCGCTCGGGGACGAGGACCTGGTCGAGGGCGTGGCCCGGATCCAGAAGCTGCTCGGCTGA